The Equus asinus isolate D_3611 breed Donkey chromosome 25, EquAss-T2T_v2, whole genome shotgun sequence genomic sequence TGACCATATTGGCATTATTCTATGGGATCAGCTCTCCATGGCCAATTCCTCCTGTGTTACTGAGTTCCTATTGCTAGGTTTCTCCAGCTTTGGGGAATTGCAGCTTGTCCTCTTTGTggtctttctctgcctctacttGATCATCCTGAGTGGAAACATCACCATCATCTCCGTTATCTACTTGGATCACagcctccacacacccatgtacttctttctaTGTGTCCTCTCTACCTCTGAGATCTTCTACACAATTGTTATCCTGCCCAAGATGCTTATCAATCTGCTTTCTATACTCAGGACACTCTCCTTCATGAGTTGTGCCACccagatgtttttctttcttggttttgctgTCACCAATTGCCTGCTCCTGGGAGTGATGGGTTATGATCGTTATGCTGCCATCTGCCAGCCTTTGTACTACCCCATTCTTATGAGCTGGAAGGTATGTGGTCAACTGGCAGCAACTTGTATTGTTAGTGGCTTCCTATTATCTCTAATGGGAACAACTTTGGTGTTTAGCCTCCTCTTCTGTGGCTCCAACAAGATCAACCACTACTTTTGTGATATTTCACCAGTCATCCGTCTTGCCTATGGTGAAACCTACATCAATGAACTGGTTATCTTCATCTTTGGGGTCATTGTGCTTATAGTGCCCTCGATCTTCATCTGCATCTCTTATGGCTTAATTGTCCATACCATCCTTAAGATCCCATCAGCTGAAGGCAAGCAAAAAGctttctccacctgtgcctcTCATCTCATTGTGGTCATTGTCCATTATGGCTGTGCTTCCTTTGTTTACTTGCGACCCTCGGCCAAATATACATCAGGCAAAGACAGGCTGGTGACAGTGACCTATACCATCATTACCCCACTGTTGAACCCTATGGTATACAGCCTCAGGAACAAAGATGTACAGCTGGCCATTCGGAAAATGATTGGGAAGACTGGGTTTCCTCTTAAGAATTTATAATTCGATTATTTTTCAACAGTACACACTCATTTGGGCAAAATGTATCACTAATTATTCAAACTATAACAATTTCTAGTCTATTTATCTGTaaaactgtgtggccttggatgaGTTGTTTGACCTTGTGGGAACATAATATTCTCTACGTAAAGGGGGCATAGTAATATGTTCATCTCaaagttgttgtaaagattaagggAGATAGTAAAATAAGTCACTAGAGAATAAACCCCCCTCCTTTCTCCAGGTTTATCATTCTCAAAAGGCTCTTAACCATTATCTCTTGCCCTATGTTTGAATGTCTGCCCAAAATGTCACATAGTATTTTTTGTTTAAGATTATGTCCAACCTGAGATGTGGTTCTCAGACCTGAATGTTGCTTAGATCTAGGAGAATGACATAAATGGGGGAAAAGTTAACATATTAGTAATTATAAGATTTGAGCTTGACGTTGGTTAGGTCATCACTTTAACAAAGCTACTATTGTTCTctgaatctaaattttaaaatacagaaagtgGCGAtaatataaatttcctttttttacttcacagagtttttgtttgtatgtACTAGATAATATGAAAGTATACACAAAATATAATTCTGCACAGAATGTATAACTCTTATTGTATTAATCAAGTCTTTGCAGATTTCTGCaaggacattttatttctttgattctcCCAAAATAATATTTCTGGATGCCTTTTCTGACCACTGCTTTGAACTACACGTTATATGACATAGAAGATATGctacataaatgaataaaatatcacaACCATCTAGTCCCACATCATGCTGAAGATGTCCGCATGGCCTTCCACACTGAATTTGGTAAGAAGAGGGAGCTACCCAGTTTCAGTTTATCATCAGACTATAGAATATTAGAGAGAGAATTACTTTGTGGTCATCTCATCCTACCTCTCACCTGTACAGAAATTCCTTCATCAGTAGCTCCAAAGGAaatcagcctgcattgactggatATCAATGACTTCACAAAATGTGCATTCCTATGTTTTCAGCTCCCATTattatttcctctcattttagCTGATA encodes the following:
- the LOC106835788 gene encoding olfactory receptor 10R2-like codes for the protein MANSSCVTEFLLLGFSSFGELQLVLFVVFLCLYLIILSGNITIISVIYLDHSLHTPMYFFLCVLSTSEIFYTIVILPKMLINLLSILRTLSFMSCATQMFFFLGFAVTNCLLLGVMGYDRYAAICQPLYYPILMSWKVCGQLAATCIVSGFLLSLMGTTLVFSLLFCGSNKINHYFCDISPVIRLAYGETYINELVIFIFGVIVLIVPSIFICISYGLIVHTILKIPSAEGKQKAFSTCASHLIVVIVHYGCASFVYLRPSAKYTSGKDRLVTVTYTIITPLLNPMVYSLRNKDVQLAIRKMIGKTGFPLKNL